One window of Athalia rosae chromosome 4, iyAthRosa1.1, whole genome shotgun sequence genomic DNA carries:
- the LOC125500571 gene encoding uncharacterized protein LOC125500571 isoform X2, translating into MDEATTWMMPRRLRRLFVRILIHCQPVHPKDLWEEFKDEMAEDYSRREGSSRGRARAYAQISEMLNAEGWSLSDFPEMEQRIINLKSNNELLEESSTIGVRQYEKLNSEQKEIVDAVLDSINTAEYTGGACFYIDGQGGSGKTYIYKTMWHLLKAKGKNVITMAFTRIAATLLPQGRTVHKTFGLPVPLYSDSTFA; encoded by the coding sequence ATGGATGAAGCTACAACTTGGATGATGCCACGAAGACTTAGAAGGCTGTTCGTTAGAATACTTATCCACTGTCAACCAGTTCACCCAAAAGATCTTTGGGAAGAATTCAAAGATGAAATGGCAGAGGATTATTCACGCAGGGAGGGATCGTCGCGTGGCCGAGCACGAGCCTATGCACAAATCAGTGAAATGTTGAATGCAGAGGGTTGGAGTCTTTCTGATTTTCCGGAAATGGaacaaagaataattaatttgaaatcgaaCAATGAATTACTTGAGGAATCATCTACAATCGGAGTGCGacagtatgaaaaattaaattctgaacaaaaagaaattgttgacGCCGTATTGGATTCGATTAATACAGCCGAATACACAGGCGGCGCTTGCTTCTACATCGATGGCCAAGGTGGCTCTGGTAAAACTTACATTTACAAAACTATGTGGCATTTATTGaaagcaaaaggaaaaaatgtgatTACAATGGCATTCACGAGAATTGCAGCAACATTGTTACCACAGGGTAGAACAGTTCATAAGACGTTCGGATTACCTGTTCCCCTCTATTCAGACTCAACATTTGCATAA
- the LOC125500573 gene encoding uncharacterized protein LOC125500573 isoform X2 translates to MEFFKLLLGAMDGKHITIQAPNKSGSQYFNYKKSFSIILLAGRDANYMFTMVDVGAVGSQSDGGVPKESVYGKALDQNISDVPESTSLPGTNTRSPYFFVADKAFPLKNYIMQPYPADGEYFAQILLPRLKLLKELLCNNCLAQLY, encoded by the exons atggaatttttcaaattgcttCTAGGTGCAATGGATGGAAAACATATTACCATACAAGCACCTAACAAATCTGGGTCACAGTATTTCAACTATAAGAAAAGTTTTAGTATCATCCTACTTGCGGGTCGTGATGCAAATTATATGTTTACAATGGTTGATGTAGGTGCCGTTGGTTCGCAAAGTGATGGTGGCGTCCCCAAAGAGTCAGTATATGGTAAAGCTCTGGATCAAAATATTTCGGATGTACCAGAATCGACGTCTTTACCAGGGACAAATACAAGATCTCCATACTTTTTTGTTGCTGATAAGGCCTTTCCGTTGAAGAACTATATCATGCAACCCTATCCAG CCGATGGAGAATACTTCGCTCAAATATTATTGCCGAGGTTGAAACTGTTGAAAGAATTGTTGTGCAACAATTGCCTTGCACAATTATATTAA
- the LOC125500573 gene encoding uncharacterized protein LOC125500573 isoform X1 has protein sequence MEFFKLLLGAMDGKHITIQAPNKSGSQYFNYKKSFSIILLAGRDANYMFTMVDVGAVGSQSDGGVPKESVYGKALDQNISDVPESTSLPGTNTRSPYFFVADKAFPLKNYIMQPYPVLVYYLADGEYFAQILLPRLKLLKELLCNNCLAQLY, from the exons atggaatttttcaaattgcttCTAGGTGCAATGGATGGAAAACATATTACCATACAAGCACCTAACAAATCTGGGTCACAGTATTTCAACTATAAGAAAAGTTTTAGTATCATCCTACTTGCGGGTCGTGATGCAAATTATATGTTTACAATGGTTGATGTAGGTGCCGTTGGTTCGCAAAGTGATGGTGGCGTCCCCAAAGAGTCAGTATATGGTAAAGCTCTGGATCAAAATATTTCGGATGTACCAGAATCGACGTCTTTACCAGGGACAAATACAAGATCTCCATACTTTTTTGTTGCTGATAAGGCCTTTCCGTTGAAGAACTATATCATGCAACCCTATCCAG TTTTGGTATATTATCTAGCCGATGGAGAATACTTCGCTCAAATATTATTGCCGAGGTTGAAACTGTTGAAAGAATTGTTGTGCAACAATTGCCTTGCACAATTATATTAA
- the LOC105691166 gene encoding tRNA pseudouridine synthase Pus10 — MSFSIDKECEIYNYSLSIGCCIRCSLRLSGVRSPSHYENPVHSPVTLGYTNSSVSEVKNNYPCIACLGILDDETLTAAIEKIAAEVNNQEYDCDVFTCALTIPIAVQLRERSLQINLSRKFEFSKEAAAGFKRTVPQIKEVWKWIVLPEVEKLIDKTGVPISATCPFVIDVFLAYSQDEDECKALLKMCGNTFKKRLQQKKKYSDGVFSRKSVETAMINTLENQFVEHYPCPPSHPSSQTFINEVTCAHSSFFVGGRYNKYSRELSQTPWFICGQKKMETSVQELLCDPIVKFVKADSMKFLSSGREDVDVRTLHSGRPFAVELLNPRITKLSEAILQDLTQKINTSTELVHIVGNLQSISRDKLKTLKEGEDTKTKTYRALCLCRSQPLPTLDVLNEIRDLEVIQKTPVRVLHRRPLATRLRTIHAMKASWISSKETINLQCRDQDSNKNPLVEVEDELLEKSNDLATNLFILDLTTQAGTYVKEFVHGDFGRTKPSICEILQIEVDIVALDVTSINLNWP, encoded by the exons ATGTCGTTTTCCATCGACAAGGAGtgtgaaatttataattattcgctGAGTATTGGATGCTGTATTAGATGCAGTTTGCGTTTGTCTGGAGTTCGAAGTCCGAGCCACTATGAAAATCCTGTTCATAGCCCTGTCACG CTGGGCTATACCAACAGTTCTGTGTCAGAAGTTAAAAATAACTACCCATGTATTGCTTGTCTGGGAATACTTGATGATGAAACATTGACCGCGGCAATAGAgaaa ATTGCTGCAGAGGTCAATAACCAAGAGTATGATTGTGACGTCTTCACATGTGCCTTGACAATTCCTATAGCTGTACAGCTCAGGGAACGCTCCTTACAAATAAATCTGTCAcgcaaatttgaattttccaaagaagcTGCCGCTGGCTTCAAGCGCACTGTTCCTCAAATCAAAGAAGTATGGAAGTGGATAGTCTTACCAGAAGTTGAAAAGCTGATTGATAAAACTGGAGTACCTATCTCAGCTACTTGTCCATTTGTAATTGATGTATTCTTAGCATATTCACAGGATGAGGACGAATGCAAGGCTTT ATTGAAAATGTGTGGAAATACCTTTAAAAAACGGTtgcaacaaaagaaaaagtataGTGATGGAGTTTTCAGTCGCAAAAGTGTAGAAACAGCAATGATTAACACATTAGAAAATCAGTTTGTGGAACACTACCCTTGTCCTCCATCTCACCCTTCATCGCAAACCTTTATAAATGAAGTGACATGTGCACACTCAAGTTTTTTTGTCGGTG gCAGATATAACAAATACTCAAGAGAGTTGAGTCAAACTCCATGGTTTATCTGTGGgcaaaaaaagatggaaactTCGGTCCAAGAACTACTCTGCGATCCTATTGTAAAATTTGTCaaggctgatt cgatgaaatttttatcttctggACGAGAGGATGTGGATGTTAGAACGTTACATTCTGGTCGTCCATTTGCCGTTGAACTTCTAAATCCTAGAATAACGAAATTGTCAGAGGCAATTTTGCAGGATCTtacgcaaaaaataaatacatctaCAGAATTGGTTCATATTGTTggaaatcttcaaagtatttcaag GGACAAACTGAAGACATTGAAAGAAGGCGAAGATACAAAAACCAAGACCTATAGAGCATTGTGTTTGTGCCGTTCACAACCATTGCCTACTCTGGATGTTCTGAACGAAATCCGTGATCTTGAAGTAATTCAGAAGACTCCAGTAAGAGTATTACATCGTCGCCCTCTTGCAACTCGATTGCGAACAATACACGCTATGAAAGCAAGTTGGATCAGTTCAAAGGAAACGATCAACTTACAATGTCGGGATCAGGATTCGAATAAGAACCCACTTGTAGAAGTAGAAGATGAATTGCTAGAGAAAAGCAATGACTTGGCAACCAACCTATTCATTTTGGATTTAACAACACAAGCTGGAACATATGTGAAAGAGTTCGTGCATGGAGATTTTGGTCGGACAAAGCCAAGCATCTgcgaaattttgcaaattgaaGTCGACATCGTAGCGCTTGATGTGACGAGCATCAACTTGAATTGgccttga
- the LOC105691186 gene encoding protein Mpv17 isoform X1, whose translation MSGILKLYKRLLAKFPLYVQSAQAGILMGTGDQIAQNFVEQRKFKDLDFNRSSQFVCIGSFLAGPTTSIWYRILERNIGSKSSTAALKKVLLDQGCFAPFFITVLLTVIGKLQGKDFEGIKRKLKSDYFDILFNNYKLWPMVQLANFYFIRLEYQVLVVQSVAIFWNTYISYRTNRDVQPHNKST comes from the exons ATGAGCGGCATCCTTAAACTGTACAAAAGACTATTAGCAAAATTCCCGTTATATGTTCAATCAGCCCAAGCTG GCATTCTAATGGGAACTGGTGATCAAATTGCTCAGAACTTCGTCGAACAACGCAAATTCAAGGACCTAGATTTCAACCGCAGCTCACAGTTTGTTTGTATTGGCTCTTTCCTGGCA GGTCCTACAACGTCAATCTGGTAtagaattttggaaagaaaTATTGGATCTAAAAGTTCAACAGCTGCTTTGAAAAAGGTACTGTTAGATCAAGGATGTTTTGCACCTTTCTTTATAACAGTATTATTAACAGTTATTGGAAAGTTGCAAGGAAAGGATTTTGaaggaataaaacgaaaactgAAAAGTGATTACTTCGACATATTGTTCAATAATTACAAG CTGTGGCCCATGGTTCAATtagctaatttttatttcattcggttGGAATACCAAGTGTTGGTAGTACAATCGGTCGCTATATTCTGGAATACGTATATCTCATATAGGACAAACCGGGATGTACAACCTCATAACAAAAGTACATAA
- the LOC105691186 gene encoding protein Mpv17 isoform X2 has translation MSGILKLYKRLLAKFPLYVQSAQAGILMGTGDQIAQNFVEQRKFKDLDFNRSSQFVCIGSFLAGPTTSIWYRILERNIGSKSSTAALKKLQGKDFEGIKRKLKSDYFDILFNNYKLWPMVQLANFYFIRLEYQVLVVQSVAIFWNTYISYRTNRDVQPHNKST, from the exons ATGAGCGGCATCCTTAAACTGTACAAAAGACTATTAGCAAAATTCCCGTTATATGTTCAATCAGCCCAAGCTG GCATTCTAATGGGAACTGGTGATCAAATTGCTCAGAACTTCGTCGAACAACGCAAATTCAAGGACCTAGATTTCAACCGCAGCTCACAGTTTGTTTGTATTGGCTCTTTCCTGGCA GGTCCTACAACGTCAATCTGGTAtagaattttggaaagaaaTATTGGATCTAAAAGTTCAACAGCTGCTTTGAAAAAG TTGCAAGGAAAGGATTTTGaaggaataaaacgaaaactgAAAAGTGATTACTTCGACATATTGTTCAATAATTACAAG CTGTGGCCCATGGTTCAATtagctaatttttatttcattcggttGGAATACCAAGTGTTGGTAGTACAATCGGTCGCTATATTCTGGAATACGTATATCTCATATAGGACAAACCGGGATGTACAACCTCATAACAAAAGTACATAA
- the LOC105691186 gene encoding protein Mpv17 isoform X3, with amino-acid sequence MGTGDQIAQNFVEQRKFKDLDFNRSSQFVCIGSFLAGPTTSIWYRILERNIGSKSSTAALKKVLLDQGCFAPFFITVLLTVIGKLQGKDFEGIKRKLKSDYFDILFNNYKLWPMVQLANFYFIRLEYQVLVVQSVAIFWNTYISYRTNRDVQPHNKST; translated from the exons ATGGGAACTGGTGATCAAATTGCTCAGAACTTCGTCGAACAACGCAAATTCAAGGACCTAGATTTCAACCGCAGCTCACAGTTTGTTTGTATTGGCTCTTTCCTGGCA GGTCCTACAACGTCAATCTGGTAtagaattttggaaagaaaTATTGGATCTAAAAGTTCAACAGCTGCTTTGAAAAAGGTACTGTTAGATCAAGGATGTTTTGCACCTTTCTTTATAACAGTATTATTAACAGTTATTGGAAAGTTGCAAGGAAAGGATTTTGaaggaataaaacgaaaactgAAAAGTGATTACTTCGACATATTGTTCAATAATTACAAG CTGTGGCCCATGGTTCAATtagctaatttttatttcattcggttGGAATACCAAGTGTTGGTAGTACAATCGGTCGCTATATTCTGGAATACGTATATCTCATATAGGACAAACCGGGATGTACAACCTCATAACAAAAGTACATAA
- the LOC105691184 gene encoding glutamate--cysteine ligase catalytic subunit, translating into MGLLTEGSPMSWEDTKDLSDHVRKHGIVQFINLYKRLRDRQGDILKWGDEVEYVLVKFNDEEKTAKVSLRAEEILNTLNEKELQDPINVKSLWRPEYGAYMIEGTPGKPYGGLLAHFNVVEANMQYRRQEATMLLQPGEVLMSLTSFPRLGAPDFTDPPTKPTPTSGASHSLFFPDEAIFPGHPRFKTLTRNIRQRRGEKVAINLPVFRDEKVPQPFKEDLASLGDDGTSEQAAKEDHVYMDAMGFGMGCCCLQLTFQACNIQEARTLYDQLTPLCPIMLALTAASPLHKGYVTDVDCRWNVISCSVDCRTEEERGLKPLKENKFRISKSRYDSIDSYLSEQGGKYNDVPLTYDEEIFKQLSKNGIDKLLAQHVAHLFIRDSVSLFTEKVHQNDEEDTDHFENIQSTNWQTMRFKPPPPNSSIGWRVEFRPCEVQITDFENAAIVCFVVLLTRVILSYKLNLLIPISRVDENMAKAQKRDAVKKENFWFRKDITSDAKQCVDTETEYTKFSVNEIINGKDGVFPGLIPLVNSYLTSMDVDADTHCTVQRYLKLIQRRASGDLMTTAAWLRNEVITHPEYKKDAVVTQRINYDLLKKVHSIQTGELSCTKLLGPCTRSRTTDTIPAAVAKAEEIPSVDM; encoded by the exons ATGGGCTTATTGACTGAAGGAAGCCCCATGAGCTGGGAGGATACCAAAGATTTATCCGATCATGTACGAAAACACGGGATTGTGCAATTTATTAACCTGTACAAAAGGCTGAGGGACAGACAgggagatatcctcaaatggGGTGATGAG GTAGAATATGTTCTGGTTAAATtcaatgatgaagaaaaaacggcTAAAGTTAGTTTGCGAGctgaagaaattttgaatactCTTAATGAAAAAGAACTTCAAGATCCAAT TAATGTGAAATCGCTATGGAGACCAGAATATGGAGCATATATGATTGAAGGAACACCTGGAAAACCATATGGAGGATTACTTGCACATTTTAATGTGGTCGAGGCAAATATGCAATACCGAAGACAAGAGGCAACTATGTTGCTTCAACCTGGTGAAGTACTAATGTCATTGACAAGTTTCCCAAG GTTGGGAGCACCAGATTTCACGGATCCACCGACAAAGCCCACTCCAACCAGTGGTGCATCACACAGCTTATTCTTTCCTGATGAAGCAATATTCCCTGGTCATCCAAGGTTCAAGACTCTGACTAGAAACATAAGGCAGAGACGAGGTGAAAAAGTGGCGATAAACTTACCGG TTTTTCGGGATGAAAAGGTTCCCCAACCATTCAAAGAAGACTTAGCCTCGTTGGGAGATGATGGGACGAGTGAGCAAGCTGCCAAAGAAGATCACGTCTACATGGATGCCATGGGTTTTGGAATGGGGTGCTGCTGTTTACAATTGACCTTTCAAGCATGTAATATACAAGAGGCTCGAACATTGTATGACCAACTTACTCCGCTTTGTCCAATAATG TTAGCTCTAACAGCAGCAAGCCCTTTGCATAAAGGTTATGTAACTGATGTTGACTGCCGATGGAACGTCATATCATGTTCCGTTGACTGTAGAACAGAAGAAGAACGTGGGTTGAAGCCACTGAAAGAGAATAAATTTAGAATTAGCAAATCTAGGTATGACTCAATAGATTCTTACTTGAGTGAACAAGGTGGTAAATACAACGATGTTCCTTTGACATATGATGAAGAGATATTTAAGCAACTTTCAAAAAATGGAATTGACAAATTACTTGCACAACACGTTGCTCACTTATTCATCAGAGACTCGGTCTCGCTATTCACAGAAAAAGTTCATCAAAACGATGAGGAGGACACCGATCATTTCGAA aacATTCAATCAACAAATTGGCAAACAATGCGCTTCAAGCCACCGCCTCCAAATTCTTCAATCGGATGGCGCGTGGAATTCAGGCCTTGCGAAGTACAAATTACAGACTTTGAAAACGCGGCTATAGTCTGTTTCGTGGTTTTATTAACTAGAGTAATACTTAGCTACAAATTGAATTTGCTTATACCGATTAGCAGAGTAGACGAAAATATGGCCAAGGCTCAAAAACGGGATGCggtcaaaaaagaaaatttctggtTCAGAAAGGACATAACGTCCGATGCCAAGCAATGTGTTGACACTGAAACTGAGTACACCAAATTTTCggttaatgaaataattaatggaAAG GACGGTGTTTTTCCTGGCCTGATACCATTAGTCAACTCTTACTTGACCAGTATGGATGTAGATGCAGATACACATTGTACCGTTCAAAggtatttgaaattaattcagaGACGAGCTTCTGGCGACCTCATGACAACGGCCGCATGGCTAAGGAATGAAGTAATCACTCACCCAGAATACAA AAAAGATGCGGTCGTAACTCAACGTATAAACTACGACTTGCTAAAGAAGGTTCATTCTATTCAAACTGGCGAGTTATCGTGTACTAAACTTCTCGGACCTTGTACACGGTCCAGAACCACAGACACCATACCAGCAGCTGTTGCCAAAGCAGAAGAAATTCCGTCTGTAGATATGTGA
- the LOC105691185 gene encoding 60S acidic ribosomal protein P0, whose amino-acid sequence MGREDKATWKSNYFTKLIQLLDDYPKCFIVGADNVGSKQMQQIRMSLRGNAVVLMGKNTMMRKAIRGHIERNQALEKLLPHIRGNVGFVFTRGDLVEVRDKLIENKVRAPARAGAIAPLSVIIPAQNTGLGPEKTSFFQALSIPTKISKGTIEIINDVHILKPGDKVGASEATLLNMLNISPFSYGLLVEQVYDSGTIFAPEILDIKPEDLRAKFLAGVANLASVCLAISYPTIASAPHSVANGFKNLLAIAATTEVEFKEATTIKEYIKDPSKFAAAAAATAPVAAATTAAAEKKEEKKEESEEEDDDMGFGLFD is encoded by the exons ATGGGTAGGGAGGACAAAGCAACATGGAAGTCGAACTACTTCACCAAACTCATT CAACTTCTGGATGATTACCCAAAATGTTTCATCGTGGGTGCAGACAACGTTGGCTCGAAACAAATGCAGCAGATTCGTATGTCGTTACGTGGTAATGCTGTTGTGCTCATGGGCAAGAACACCATGATGCGGAAAGCCATTCGTGGTCACATTGAACGCAATCAGGCACTTGAAAAACTGTTACCACACATCCGTGGCAATGTTGGCTTTGTATTCACTCGCGGAGATCTTGTAGAAGTTAGAGACAAGCTGATCGAGAACAAAGTTCGTGCGCCTGCTAGGGCTGGTGCTATTGCACCATTGAGTGTCATCATTCCTGCTCAGAATACTGGACTGGGACCTGAAAagacttcattttttcaagccTTGAGCATTCCAACCAAGATTTCTAAGGGTACTATTGAAATCATT AATGACGTGCACATTTTGAAGCCTGGAGACAAGGTGGGAGCTTCAGAAGCTACACTTCTAAACATGTTAAACATCTCCCCCTTCTCGTATGGTTTGTTGGTTGAACAAGTGTATGATTCTGGTACCATCTTTGCTCCAGAAATCTTAGACATCAAGCCTGAGGATTTACGTGCTAAGTTCTTGGCTGGAGTTGCCAACTTAGCTTCTGTCTGCTTAGCCATTAGCTATCCCACAATTGCCAGTGCTCCTCATAGCGTTGCTAACGGATTTAAGAACTTGCTTGCTATTGCTGCAACTACAGAAGTCGAATTCAAGGAGGCAACCACTATTAAGGAATACATCaag GATCCCAGCAAGTTTGCTGCAGCTGCCGCTGCTACTGCTCCAGTCGCTGCTGCCACAACCGCTGCTGctgagaagaaagaagaaaagaaagaagaatctgaagaagaagatgatgacATGGGTTTTGGACTGTTTGACTGA